A window from Manduca sexta isolate Smith_Timp_Sample1 unplaced genomic scaffold, JHU_Msex_v1.0 HiC_scaffold_565, whole genome shotgun sequence encodes these proteins:
- the LOC119193467 gene encoding alpha-N-acetylgalactosaminidase-like, producing MKSNNPIVQKIVQRSKLEVWKRELHDGSFAMAFVSQREDGIPYAASFTNEEMQLPKQTFEVHDLYKEEPVRSWSGSEGFEVRINPSGVKFYKFIPKKTVEIADITVKLLVNNQVNN from the exons ATGAAGTCAAATAATCCAATTGTCCAAAAAATTGTGCAGAGGTCGAAACTGGAGGTGTGGAAACGAGAGCTGCATGACGGATCGTTCGCAATGGCGTTCGTTAGCCAGAGGGAAGACGGCATCCCCTACGCGGCGAGCTTCACCAACGAAGAGATGCAGCTGCCGAAACAGACCTTCGAAGTTCAT gacTTGTACAAGGAAGAACCAGTTAGATCGTGGAGCGGATCCGAAGGGTTCGAAGTTCGGATAAATCCGTCag GTGTGAAGTTCTACAAATTTATACCGAAGAAGACAGTCGAGATCGCAGATATCACAGTGAAACTATTAGTAAATAACCAAGTGAATAACTAG